The segment GATAACCCACTCTTCTGGCAAGCATTTCCATAGCCTCCTCTTTTGTGGGAAGCGTATGAGTTTGCCTCTCCTGGAATATCTGGAGCCTGTGTTCCACAGTGCGAAGAAAGATATAAGCATGGGACAGCTTTTGGCATTCATCATCACTAATGAGCCCTTCCTTTGCCAGTTTTTTTAGTGCCCTAAGTGAGTTTTTCTCCCGTAACTTAGCGTTTTTTCCTGAATTGATGAGCTGGAGGGCCTGGATAAAAAACTCGATCTCTCTTATCCCTCCCGTTCCCAGTTTAATATTAGTAAAGCTCTGGTCGTCCCTGGCGATGGAGGCATCTATCTTCCGCTTCATGGCTCTTATTTCCTCGATAGCCGTATAGTCGAGAAAACGCCTGTACATAAAGGGATTAAGTAGCTGGAGAAAGTTTTCACCAAGAGCAATATCTCCGGCAAGAGGTCTAGCTTTAAGCATGGCTGACCGCTCCCAGGTTTGGCCCCAGGATTCATAATAAATTTCAGCGCTCCTCAGGGAACAGGCAAGGTCGCCTGATTTGCCTTCAGGCCTGAGATCCATATCGACACGGAAAACAAAACCGTCTTCCGTTACTTCATTCAAAGCCTTGACAATCATCTTTCCCATTTTAGTGAAAAACTCATGGATGGAAATCTGCTCATTCAGGTTCCCCGATTCATCGGCAATCCCTGTTGTTTCTCCCTTTTCGGTGGTATATAAAAAGATAAGATCAATGTCGGAACTGAAATTCAGCTCCCGCCCCCCCAGTTTTCCCATTCCCAGGACAACAAAGTCAGCCTCCTTCTCATTCCCCTGAGGATCTTTATAGAGGGGAGCGCCGTACTCTGACTTCAGCATAGAGGAAATAACCTCATAGGCCCCCTGAAGTGAAACGGCAGCGAGGTCACTAATCTCAGCGGCCACTTCCGCCATACCTGCCGCGCCTGTCAGATCTCTTGCACCGATTCTGAGATAATCTCTGTGCTTGAAATTTCTCAATACTTTTTGAAGGGCCTTCATATCCCGAACACCTTCAAGCTCCCCCCTCAGACGGGAAAGCTTATCTTCAAAGCTTAAAGATTCCGAAATATTTCCCTCCATAAAAAGCCAGTCAAACAATGAGGAATACCTGAAAAGAATGTTTGAAAGAAACTGGCTGCCGCCGCAAAGGGTAAAAAGA is part of the Deltaproteobacteria bacterium genome and harbors:
- a CDS encoding bifunctional [glutamate--ammonia ligase]-adenylyl-L-tyrosine phosphorylase/[glutamate--ammonia-ligase] adenylyltransferase, producing MKDKIDLAEKLITAIGAEDEKEISSVLQVLSLRERERSLKNIKLLLEKGAFKGMEGEMINSAVQSPDPDLALNNAERLVGCLPVETIHKALGKPDLMSDLFTLCGGSQFLSNILFRYSSLFDWLFMEGNISESLSFEDKLSRLRGELEGVRDMKALQKVLRNFKHRDYLRIGARDLTGAAGMAEVAAEISDLAAVSLQGAYEVISSMLKSEYGAPLYKDPQGNEKEADFVVLGMGKLGGRELNFSSDIDLIFLYTTEKGETTGIADESGNLNEQISIHEFFTKMGKMIVKALNEVTEDGFVFRVDMDLRPEGKSGDLACSLRSAEIYYESWGQTWERSAMLKARPLAGDIALGENFLQLLNPFMYRRFLDYTAIEEIRAMKRKIDASIARDDQSFTNIKLGTGGIREIEFFIQALQLINSGKNAKLREKNSLRALKKLAKEGLISDDECQKLSHAYIFLRTVEHRLQIFQERQTHTLPTKEEAMEMLARRVGYREDPLPEFLKDHSMHTANVKEIYSSLFHEAADKLEEETSPELLELLEGLLNKDEAVERLSNYGFKEPANAFQNLSLLWNGPPFAHFTEKSRGVLRRVAPYILK